A segment of the Brevibacterium zhoupengii genome:
CTGAACAGGAAGGCACCGCAGAATGAGCGCGCAGACACCGCACGAACCCGACGCCGTGCACACCCCAGCATCGGCAACGGACGCAAGCAGCAACGCCAAGGTCCCGGAGACCGTCGGCGTCTACGGCGGCGGTCGTATGGGTGCCGGCATCGCCCACGCCTTCGCCAGTGCCGGAGCCCACGTCATCATCATCGAGAACACCGATGAGACCGTGGCAGCAGCCAAGGAACGCGTCGACGCATCGATCGAGAAGTCGAAGTCGAAGGGCCTCGACGTCAAGGGCAGCGTCGAGGTCGTGCGCGACCCCACGCTGCTCGATCAGGCACTGCTCGTCGTCGAAGCAGTCCCGGAGATCGTCGAACTCAAGCAGGAGATCCTGGCCGCCATCGCGAAGTACGCGCCGGCCGCGAGCATCGCCACGAACACCTCGGCCCTGTCGATCGATGAGCTCGCGGCCGCACTGCCCAGGCCCCAGGCCCTCATCGGACTCCACTTCTTCAACCCTGTCCCGGTCTCCGACCTCGTCGAGGTCGTCGTCGGCACCCACACGCAGCCCGCGCTCGTCGAGGTCGCGAAGTCCTGGGTCGCGGGTCTGGGGAAGACGGCGATCACGGTCAAGGACTCACCAGGATTCGCCTCCAGCCGCCTCGGCGTGGCACTGGCCCTGGAAGCCATGCGGATGGTCGAGGAAGAGGTCGCCAGCGCCGAGGACATCGACAACGCGATGACCCTGGGCTACCGCCACCCGGCCGGGCCGCTGAAGACCACGGACATCGTCGGCCTCGACGTCCGCCTCGGCATCGCCGAACATCTGGAGGCGGAGCTGGGACCCAGATTCGCGCCTCCTCAGCTGCTCAAAGACAAGGTCTCCGCAGGTGAGCTGGGTCGAAAGTCCGGACAGGGCTTCTATACTTGGTGACCAAGTAGGCCCCAAGCCAACTTGCTGTAATGTCAGCTGCAACACCGTCATCTGCGAAGGAGCACACGTGACCGAGATCCGACTGTCCAACCGGGGAAACATCGCCGAGATCGTCCTCGACGGCCCCGATTCCCGCAACGCCCTCGACGCGGACAACCTCCGTGACCTAGCGGCAGCGGTGGCCAAAGTCGCCGAGGCGGTCCCAAGCGTCCGTGCCCTCCTGATCAGGGGAGAGGGCAAGGTCTTCAGCTCCGGTCGCGACATCTCGGCCGTCGACGTCGAGACCGATGACGCGCATGCGTTCCTCGCCGAGGTCTTCACGCCTGTCTTCCAGGCCATCCGCGCCCTGCCGATCCCCGTGATCTCGCAGGTTCAGGGGGCGGCCTTGGGCTTGGGCTTCGGAGTCGCGGCAGCCGCGGACATCATCATCGCAGCCGACAACGCGAAGTTCGGCTCTCCCTTCGCCGCGATCGGGGCGATGCTCGATTCCGGTGCCCACCACGTCTTCCTCGACCGGGTCGGCTACCACCGGACGATGGACCTCATCATCACCGGTGACTTCATGACCGGCGCCGAGGCGGCAGCGGCGGGCATCGTGTCCCGTGCGGTCCCGGCCGAGGAGCTGTCCGAATTCGTCGAGTCGAAGCTGGCGAAGATCGTGACTGGCCCGGCCGAGGCCTTCGCGATGGAGAAGGGCTTCGTGCAGAAACTCGCCGACGACCGCCCGACCCTGGCGCAGGTGCTTGCCGAGGAGGCCAATCTTCAGGAGACCGCGCGTCAGACCCCGGACTATGCTGAAGGGTTCACAGCCTTCCAGGAGCGACGAGCACCGAACTTCGGCTGATCCGGCGTTGGGGCAGATCCGGCGTTTGGGCTCTGCACCGAACGCTGTGATCACTCGGCAGACTGGACCTCGTCCTCGGTGACCCATTTGTGGTTCGTCATCGTCATGCCATCCATGTCGAGATCGACCATGTAGACGGTGTCCTCGGTCGAGCTGTCGATCGTTGCCTCGGCTCCCTTCATTCCGGGCATGTGGTCTGCGTTGAGAGTCGCCTTCGTTCCGTCCTTGAGGGGAGCCGTGCCGGGGCTCTTCAGTTCTTCGTGGACGACCCACTTGTGGTCCTTGACCGGATCGCTGCCATCGGTGGGCGTGTAGCTGACCGAATACGTGGTGGTCTCGAAGGCGCCAGAGATCGTCGCCTTCGCCCCTTTCATTCCGGGCATATGGTCAGCGGAGAGAGTGACCTCGTCTCCGACGGCGTACTTCGGGTCAGAGGCCTCTTTGATGCCTTCTGGGGGCTGACCGCCATCTGCGGCGTGCTCATGGCTTTCGCCATGGTCCTCACTCGATGCCGTCTCGGACGGTGTCTCATGTTGTGAATGTTGAGCAGCTTTGTCGCTTTCAGAGCTGGCGCATCCCGACAGCAGCAGTGCGGATGAGGTGGCAACTGCGGCGATGGTCGTCAATGATTTGGATGTCTTCATTTCTCTCCCGGGGTATCCGTGGCAATGGCGGTTCGAACACGGGCTGCACGAAGGCACCCGATGTCGACGCTATACCTAGAGGGGGTATAGTTGTCAACGTGATTGAGACGGGTACGAAGCGTGTAGTGAACCTGAGGCGAGGGGTCGCCATAGCGGCTCTGACCTTGGTGTTGGCGGGCTGTGGAGCAGCGGAATCGAGCTCCGGGTCGGGGAGTGATCCGATGTCGACGGAGGAGTTCCTCTCCGAGCACGGATTGGGTGGCATGGACGCCGTTGAAGCCATCGACCATCTCGACCAGCAGGCGGTGGATGATCGACCGAGTGATCTCATGGCATCGGTCTACCCCGACGAGCTGGTGCTGGCCGGTGAAGCGCAAGAAGTGACTTTAGATCTGCCGGAGGAGAAGTCGTACGTGTCGATTGCTCCGTACGTGAAAACCACCCACGACTGCTTCTATCACAGTCTGACAACCTGTCGTGGTGAGCTCGCCAACGAGAAGCTTGACGTGCAGATCACTGACAGCGCCACCGGTGATCGTGTCATCGACGACCAGGTGTTCACGTTCGACAATGGATTCGCTGGCTTCTGGGTTCCAAGCGGCATCGAAGGAACCATCGACATCACTCACGAGGGGAAGTCCGGTTCTGTTGACTTCTCGACTGCAGAAGACGCCGCGACCTGCATCACCGACCTGCGGCTCTCCTGATCTGAAGCCTTGGGCAACAGGGCCTGATCAGCTCTCGGGCTTCTCCTCAGGCTTGCTCTCGATCTCGGGTTGCTGTTCGACCTCAGTCTTCTGAGCGTCGACCTCGTGTCCGTCTTCGGTCTCTGGTGTCGCCGAGTCCTTCTGCTCTGACTTCCAGCGGCGAAAGGTGAGGATCGTCAGCACGATGACCAGGGCCCACGAGATGCCGACGGCGGTGCCCGTGATGATGCCGGGGTTGCCGATGAAGGCGCCGACCGCGACTAGGGACAGCTGACCCGGCAGGGCTGAGATCACAGTGGCGATGAGGAACGTGCGGCTCTTGATCCCCATTGCCCCGCTGCCGTAGTTCACCGGCCAGTAGGGAAAGCCCGGCATGAGGCGAAGGATGCACACCGCATAGAACCCGCCGTTGGTCAGTCGTGATTCGATCGCCGCTGCGTGATTGCCCAACAGCTTCATCACGGTGTCGCGACCCAGGCCGCGTGCGACCCAGTAGCCGCCGACGCAGCCGGCCACGACTCCGATCATCGACAGGATCGTGCCGAAGATGAGGCCGAAGGCGAGACCACCGGCCACGGCCATGATGGTCACCGGGATCGGCGTGGCCGCGACGAGTGCATAGAGGATGATGAAGATGCCGAATCCCCAGAAACCGGCATCGGCGATCTGCTTTTGGATGCCGTCGAGCGAGGGCAGGTGCACGTTGAATACCAGCCACAATCCGGCGAGCACCGCCAGTGCCAATGCCACATTGCGCAGGATCGAACCCCAGGGCACCCGTGATCCCTCGTGTGTTCTCGAGTGGTTCGGGGAGGATTCGGCGTTCGACATGCTCCCGATCCTACGTGTCACTCTCGGTGGGTGGTGAATCGAAGAGGCCCGCCGACACGGAGTCGACGGGCCACCTCGGCGAGGGTGTTCTGCTGAGCTGGTCTCAGCCGGTGAAGATCGCGACAGCCTTGATCACGGTCAGCGACAGTCCCCAGAGGAGGCCGCCGACTACGACGACCGTCAGGGTTGAGCCGACCGCCTTGTAGGTGCCGCCGACAGGGGACTGAGGTGAACCCTCGGGCGGGACGTGTGCTGTGGGTGTGGAGTTGCTCATGATGTCCTTCCCTGCTTTCAGTTGTCGCCTTCGAGGGCGGCGGCCTGTTTGGCCTTGACGTCCTCTTCCCGTTCGAAGAATTTCTCCTTGACGGGCCGGACGAGGATGTTGGCGATGAAGCCGATGGCGAGTGCGCCGACCATGATGTACATGCCCGGCGTGTAGAGCTCGGGGCCTGTCTTTCCGGCCTTCTCTCCTGCCTCGACGACAGAGTTGACGATGAGGGGGCCAGCCACACCCGCGGCAGACCATGCAGTGAGCAGAGCACCATGGATCGCGCCGACCTGGTAGACGCCGAAGAGATCCTTGAGGTAGGCAGGAACGGTCGAGAATCCGCCGCCGTAGAACGAGATGATGACCAGCGTCGCGAGGATGAACAGGACGATGGAGTTGCCCCCGAAGAGTGCCACGACCAAGTAGAGCAGCAGTCCGACACCGAGGTACATCATGTAGTTGTTCTTCCGGCCCAGGTAGTCCGAGGTTGTCGACCAGATGAATCGGCCGCCCATATTGCCGATCGACAGCAGCCCCACGAAGCCGGCGGCAGCTGCCGCCGTGATGCCGAAGTAGGACTGGATCATCGGAGCGGCGTTCTCGAGGATGCCGATGCCGGCAGTGACGTTGAGGAAGAGGACCACCCACAGCAGCCAGAACTGCGGTGTGCGGATCGCATTGCGCACGGAGACATTGCCCGTGGTCTGCATGGGCTTGGTCGTCGCTTTGGCGGGGTCGAAGTTCTTCGGAGTCCACTCGGGGTGGGGGACGCGGATGACGAAGGCGCCGGCGGCGATGACCACGGCGTAGACGATGCCGAGGGTGACGAAGGTCGGAGTCAGTCCGGCAACGAGATTCTCCGGTTCTGGGCCGCCTCCGTAGAGGCTCATCAGCTGGTTCGACATCGGGCTGGCGATGAGTGCGCCGCCGCCGAAGCCCATGATGGCCAGGCCGGTGGCCAGGCCAGGACGATCCGGGAACCACTTCATCAGGGTCGAGACCGGGGAGATGTAGCCGATGCCCAGGCCGATGCCGCCGATGACGCCGTAGCCGAGATAGACCAGCCAGAGCTGACCGGTCATGATTCCCAGTGATGCGATGAAGAAGCCGACCACCCAGCAGGTGCCCGCTGCGACCATTGATGCGCGCGGGCCGTTCTTCTCCACCCAGGGGCCGAAGACGGCCGAGGAGATGCCGAGCATGAGGATCGCGATAGAGAAGATCCAGCCGATCGAGACTTCACCGGCATCGAAATGTGACATGAAGGGGATCTTGAACACGCTGAACGCGTAGACCTGCCCGATGCACAGGTGGATGGCAAGCGCGGCCGGCGGGATCAGCCACCGGTTGAAGTTTTTCGGCGCGACGATCGCCGATCGCGTGAGGACGGAGGCCATGGATGGATCCTTCGATTGGTGTGCTCTGCGTGCGGCCATCAATGGCCGGACGTGCTGTGAGGACGAGCGTGTCAGGACAACACGCTTTTGTTCTCCTACAGATTAGGGCGCACGCAAGGATTTCGCGAGGTATTCTCAGAAATTCCCCAAGTTTGGGACTTGGGGTGGACCGTCACCACTCAGAGGTTGATGGTCAGCACTCAGAGGTTGATCGTGACGTCGCCCTGCTTGCGAAGCTTCTTGGCGAACTTCTGGGTCGCCTCGGTCGACTTCTGACTCTTCACCTGCTCCTCGAGCTGCGGGCGCATCTCCTCAAGTGACGGGACCTCCTGGGCCTGCTGACCACTCTGCTGGGCCATCTGCTCCTGCTGAGTCTTCGCCTGCTGGTAGGCCTGC
Coding sequences within it:
- a CDS encoding 3-hydroxyacyl-CoA dehydrogenase family protein; this encodes MSAQTPHEPDAVHTPASATDASSNAKVPETVGVYGGGRMGAGIAHAFASAGAHVIIIENTDETVAAAKERVDASIEKSKSKGLDVKGSVEVVRDPTLLDQALLVVEAVPEIVELKQEILAAIAKYAPAASIATNTSALSIDELAAALPRPQALIGLHFFNPVPVSDLVEVVVGTHTQPALVEVAKSWVAGLGKTAITVKDSPGFASSRLGVALALEAMRMVEEEVASAEDIDNAMTLGYRHPAGPLKTTDIVGLDVRLGIAEHLEAELGPRFAPPQLLKDKVSAGELGRKSGQGFYTW
- a CDS encoding enoyl-CoA hydratase/isomerase family protein, with the protein product MTEIRLSNRGNIAEIVLDGPDSRNALDADNLRDLAAAVAKVAEAVPSVRALLIRGEGKVFSSGRDISAVDVETDDAHAFLAEVFTPVFQAIRALPIPVISQVQGAALGLGFGVAAAADIIIAADNAKFGSPFAAIGAMLDSGAHHVFLDRVGYHRTMDLIITGDFMTGAEAAAAGIVSRAVPAEELSEFVESKLAKIVTGPAEAFAMEKGFVQKLADDRPTLAQVLAEEANLQETARQTPDYAEGFTAFQERRAPNFG
- a CDS encoding YdhK family protein, which encodes MKTSKSLTTIAAVATSSALLLSGCASSESDKAAQHSQHETPSETASSEDHGESHEHAADGGQPPEGIKEASDPKYAVGDEVTLSADHMPGMKGAKATISGAFETTTYSVSYTPTDGSDPVKDHKWVVHEELKSPGTAPLKDGTKATLNADHMPGMKGAEATIDSSTEDTVYMVDLDMDGMTMTNHKWVTEDEVQSAE
- a CDS encoding CueP family metal-binding protein translates to MSSFLSRGIRGNGGSNTGCTKAPDVDAIPRGGIVVNVIETGTKRVVNLRRGVAIAALTLVLAGCGAAESSSGSGSDPMSTEEFLSEHGLGGMDAVEAIDHLDQQAVDDRPSDLMASVYPDELVLAGEAQEVTLDLPEEKSYVSIAPYVKTTHDCFYHSLTTCRGELANEKLDVQITDSATGDRVIDDQVFTFDNGFAGFWVPSGIEGTIDITHEGKSGSVDFSTAEDAATCITDLRLS
- a CDS encoding TVP38/TMEM64 family protein encodes the protein MSNAESSPNHSRTHEGSRVPWGSILRNVALALAVLAGLWLVFNVHLPSLDGIQKQIADAGFWGFGIFIILYALVAATPIPVTIMAVAGGLAFGLIFGTILSMIGVVAGCVGGYWVARGLGRDTVMKLLGNHAAAIESRLTNGGFYAVCILRLMPGFPYWPVNYGSGAMGIKSRTFLIATVISALPGQLSLVAVGAFIGNPGIITGTAVGISWALVIVLTILTFRRWKSEQKDSATPETEDGHEVDAQKTEVEQQPEIESKPEEKPES
- a CDS encoding L-lactate MFS transporter yields the protein MASVLTRSAIVAPKNFNRWLIPPAALAIHLCIGQVYAFSVFKIPFMSHFDAGEVSIGWIFSIAILMLGISSAVFGPWVEKNGPRASMVAAGTCWVVGFFIASLGIMTGQLWLVYLGYGVIGGIGLGIGYISPVSTLMKWFPDRPGLATGLAIMGFGGGALIASPMSNQLMSLYGGGPEPENLVAGLTPTFVTLGIVYAVVIAAGAFVIRVPHPEWTPKNFDPAKATTKPMQTTGNVSVRNAIRTPQFWLLWVVLFLNVTAGIGILENAAPMIQSYFGITAAAAAGFVGLLSIGNMGGRFIWSTTSDYLGRKNNYMMYLGVGLLLYLVVALFGGNSIVLFILATLVIISFYGGGFSTVPAYLKDLFGVYQVGAIHGALLTAWSAAGVAGPLIVNSVVEAGEKAGKTGPELYTPGMYIMVGALAIGFIANILVRPVKEKFFEREEDVKAKQAAALEGDN